The following are encoded in a window of Bdellovibrionales bacterium genomic DNA:
- a CDS encoding S41 family peptidase, with product MKTHKLIFCTLIFAVVTTWSYRLLLADDRYLNLQIFAKVLNIVQQYYVEPVDTQKLIYGGIKGMLRELDPHTNFLPPDMYKEFETETSGEFGGIGIEISVEDGLLTIISPIEDTPAWKAGILPGDKIVEIDGTSTKGMSLVDAAQKMKGKNGEKIKLGIMRDAFDEPKVFTIKRDIVKVKSVKFIDLGEGYAYFRVTSFIENTAKELRKHMIDFKARNNGIKGVVLDLRRNPGGLLDQAVQISNMFLDKGIIVSTVGRDKTKKEVTEAKPGSAYMGFPMVILINEYSASASEIVAGALKDNKRALVMGQRSFGKGSVQSVVKMGDGSGLKLTVARYYTPSGISIQAEGITPDVEVEDLSMDSTDKNGSKRLVRRESDIQGHLLGDAEKEALQKAKNAKNAQWWKTFNAKEKSEKSDVLAKDYQVLQAYNYLKAWKVFKSL from the coding sequence ATGAAGACGCACAAACTGATTTTCTGCACCCTGATCTTTGCTGTAGTAACGACGTGGTCCTACCGCTTGCTCTTAGCGGATGATCGCTATCTCAATTTACAGATTTTTGCCAAAGTTCTGAATATCGTTCAGCAATATTATGTGGAACCCGTCGACACCCAAAAATTGATTTATGGTGGTATCAAAGGAATGTTGCGCGAGCTTGATCCGCACACCAATTTTTTACCGCCCGACATGTACAAAGAGTTTGAGACCGAAACGTCAGGAGAATTCGGTGGGATCGGTATTGAAATCTCTGTGGAGGACGGACTTCTCACGATTATCTCTCCCATTGAGGACACTCCGGCGTGGAAAGCAGGAATTCTGCCTGGGGATAAAATTGTGGAGATCGACGGAACTTCGACAAAAGGAATGAGTCTTGTGGATGCGGCTCAAAAAATGAAGGGTAAAAACGGAGAGAAGATTAAGTTAGGAATCATGCGCGATGCTTTTGATGAGCCTAAAGTATTTACGATTAAGCGGGACATCGTTAAGGTTAAATCCGTAAAGTTTATCGATTTAGGAGAGGGTTACGCCTACTTTCGCGTGACGAGTTTTATCGAAAACACAGCCAAGGAACTGCGCAAACACATGATCGATTTTAAAGCGCGAAACAATGGAATCAAAGGTGTGGTGTTAGACCTTCGAAGAAATCCCGGAGGTCTTCTCGATCAGGCGGTTCAGATCAGTAATATGTTTCTAGATAAAGGAATCATTGTTTCCACTGTCGGCCGAGATAAGACCAAAAAAGAAGTTACCGAAGCTAAGCCAGGTTCAGCCTATATGGGCTTCCCGATGGTGATTTTGATCAATGAATACTCGGCCAGTGCCAGCGAAATTGTGGCCGGAGCTCTTAAGGATAACAAGCGGGCGTTGGTGATGGGGCAGAGAAGCTTTGGAAAAGGTTCCGTGCAATCTGTGGTTAAAATGGGTGATGGTTCTGGATTAAAGCTGACGGTTGCGCGTTATTATACGCCCAGCGGAATTTCCATCCAAGCTGAGGGGATCACTCCCGACGTGGAGGTCGAAGACCTCTCTATGGACAGCACTGATAAAAATGGCTCAAAGCGCTTAGTTCGTCGGGAATCTGATATCCAAGGGCATTTGCTTGGGGATGCCGAGAAAGAGGCCCTGCAGAAAGCCAAGAACGCGAAGAACGCTCAATGGTGGAAGACGTTTAATGCCAAAGAAAAGTCTGAAAAAAGCGATGTGTTAGCTAAAGACTATCAGGTCCTTCAAGCCTATAACTACCTGAAGGCATGGAAAGTGTTCAAGAGTCTGTAA
- a CDS encoding peptidoglycan DD-metalloendopeptidase family protein: MSFFILGITFGFSQVRAEELPTSNPQLNKSVADYKKFKDKSEELKEKERELLSTVYKITRRQRKLASNKAALLQKREALESDISGLQKNISEVSEDIKKTKKQIITRLRNLQRVNAPTLFQSIFGAQDVMEMDRNARVMYRISRSDVDQLRVYQGLKNLLFQQQETLKSKLSAFEKNQIQLENEEQSIKSTYQAKMNLLQRLDNEDKKILITLKKIREKTKTQMGRSSQFEDLSVVFDGGIFEQKGKLPMPTMGVVTQKFGIFNLLSDKIKIYNKGWFVSTTPGKEIKSIFKGRVIFSGDLPDRHRVVIVDHGDHFYSVYSNLEVAEVAVNDEIEAEEQIGRAGSSRFFGHGLYLEIRHFSQPEDPTEWFRDGGMNISSLKEQDI; encoded by the coding sequence GTGTCGTTTTTCATTTTGGGTATCACCTTTGGCTTTTCGCAAGTGAGGGCCGAGGAGTTACCGACGTCCAATCCCCAACTGAATAAGTCGGTGGCGGACTACAAAAAGTTCAAAGACAAATCGGAAGAGCTTAAAGAAAAAGAGCGAGAGCTACTTTCGACGGTGTACAAAATTACGCGCCGGCAAAGGAAACTGGCGAGCAATAAAGCCGCATTACTGCAGAAGCGTGAAGCTTTAGAGTCCGATATCTCCGGTTTACAAAAAAACATTTCTGAGGTGAGTGAGGATATTAAAAAGACGAAAAAGCAAATTATCACTCGATTAAGAAATTTGCAGAGAGTCAATGCTCCCACCTTGTTCCAATCTATCTTTGGAGCTCAGGACGTCATGGAAATGGATCGGAACGCACGAGTCATGTATCGAATTTCCCGCTCCGATGTCGATCAGTTACGAGTCTATCAAGGCCTCAAAAACCTTCTCTTTCAACAGCAAGAGACGCTCAAGAGTAAATTATCCGCGTTCGAAAAAAACCAAATCCAGCTTGAAAATGAAGAGCAGAGCATTAAGAGCACTTATCAAGCCAAGATGAATCTTCTGCAAAGACTCGATAACGAAGACAAAAAGATCCTTATTACTTTAAAAAAGATTCGTGAAAAAACTAAAACGCAGATGGGTCGAAGTTCTCAGTTTGAAGATTTATCCGTCGTATTTGACGGCGGAATTTTTGAGCAAAAAGGAAAGCTTCCAATGCCGACCATGGGAGTGGTCACTCAGAAGTTTGGGATTTTTAATCTCCTAAGCGATAAAATTAAGATCTATAATAAAGGGTGGTTCGTTTCGACAACCCCGGGGAAAGAAATTAAATCCATCTTTAAGGGCCGCGTGATCTTCTCTGGAGATCTACCCGATCGCCACCGTGTGGTGATCGTGGATCATGGGGATCATTTCTACTCCGTGTATTCCAATCTCGAAGTGGCCGAGGTTGCAGTCAACGATGAGATCGAAGCGGAGGAGCAGATTGGTCGGGCCGGCTCTTCGCGGTTTTTTGGCCATGGACTTTATTTAGAGATAAGACATTTTTCTCAACCTGAAGATCCAACGGAATGGTTTAGAGACGGGGGAATGAACATTTCCTCATTGAAGGAGCAAGATATATGA
- a CDS encoding permease-like cell division protein FtsX, whose amino-acid sequence MSLFDKYLKFSLRSWARETSLRASTLVILIFTYAVTLFLVTSAFNFKKIINRWGDTAKLTVYLTPGQTDETKAQIQDFMIKLDEVASLKFISQEAAANEFSKKNSIFAKDFLEDLKSNDVFPESYEVTLKGSINDQKYFKKISATSDLIASQIGVDDVSYGQGWIEKYSAFIRLSNSIIGIIVVLFLAASLLIISNLIRVLIYNHNDEIEILELIGETSKNIRMPFIAEGVVFSSIALVIGMAMNYFLFTWISAQLTGSSILSHLADLVSRPSAPFIILSFLISIIVGGLSSYFTVRGINTGWALSSRTK is encoded by the coding sequence ATGTCACTCTTTGATAAATATCTAAAATTCAGTTTACGTTCGTGGGCCCGTGAGACAAGCTTACGTGCATCGACTTTGGTGATTCTGATTTTTACCTACGCGGTCACTCTTTTTTTGGTTACGTCGGCGTTTAATTTTAAAAAAATTATTAATCGTTGGGGAGATACGGCTAAGCTGACAGTGTATCTTACACCTGGTCAAACCGATGAGACCAAGGCTCAGATCCAAGATTTTATGATCAAGCTCGACGAAGTCGCTTCGCTCAAATTTATTTCTCAAGAGGCAGCCGCCAATGAGTTTAGTAAGAAAAACTCTATTTTTGCCAAAGATTTTTTGGAAGATCTCAAAAGTAATGATGTTTTCCCAGAAAGTTACGAAGTGACGCTTAAAGGAAGCATCAATGATCAAAAGTACTTCAAAAAAATTTCGGCCACGTCGGATTTGATAGCAAGTCAAATTGGCGTTGATGACGTCTCCTACGGGCAAGGTTGGATCGAAAAGTACTCTGCATTTATTCGTCTCTCCAACTCGATCATCGGTATTATAGTTGTATTATTTCTAGCAGCTAGCCTTTTGATTATTTCTAATTTGATTCGAGTTTTAATCTACAATCATAACGATGAGATTGAGATTTTAGAGCTCATCGGAGAAACCTCGAAAAACATCCGTATGCCGTTTATCGCAGAAGGTGTGGTTTTTAGTTCTATAGCCCTAGTGATTGGAATGGCCATGAACTACTTCCTATTCACTTGGATCTCTGCACAGCTCACAGGGAGCAGCATTTTAAGTCACTTGGCCGATCTTGTGTCCCGTCCATCGGCTCCATTTATAATTCTGAGTTTTCTTATTAGCATAATTGTGGGTGGGTTATCGTCATATTTTACCGTGCGTGGAATTAATACAGGTTGGGCGCTTTCTTCTAGGACAAAGTAG
- the ftsE gene encoding cell division ATP-binding protein FtsE has translation MIQFSHVYRTFRGTTHALRDVSFNINRGEFVFLIGHSGAGKTTLFNLLAGFDKPSSGRVTIADYDLENLKDRDIPYFRRRVGVVFQDFKLLSNRTVFENLCLPLEIMGEKRQSLVEKTNKMLASLGLADKWDVFPDQLSGGEKQRLAIGRALISQPEVIIADEPTGNLDQALSREVMNIFQQFNNLGTTVFIATHDMELVKSMNKRVIQLKNGELLKDVTL, from the coding sequence TACAATTTTCACACGTTTATCGAACGTTTCGTGGAACGACTCACGCACTCCGTGACGTTTCTTTTAATATCAACCGAGGCGAATTTGTCTTCTTGATCGGCCATAGTGGCGCCGGAAAAACAACGCTCTTCAACCTGCTCGCTGGTTTTGATAAACCGTCATCAGGAAGAGTCACGATTGCCGACTATGATCTTGAAAATTTGAAAGACCGGGATATTCCTTACTTCCGTCGACGTGTAGGAGTTGTATTCCAGGACTTTAAGCTTTTGTCGAACAGAACGGTCTTTGAAAATCTCTGTCTTCCTTTGGAAATTATGGGGGAGAAGCGTCAGTCTCTTGTAGAAAAGACCAACAAGATGCTCGCCTCACTCGGACTCGCCGATAAATGGGATGTGTTTCCGGATCAACTTTCAGGTGGAGAAAAGCAGCGTTTAGCTATCGGTCGCGCTCTCATTAGCCAGCCCGAAGTGATCATTGCCGATGAGCCCACAGGAAATTTAGACCAAGCTTTAAGTCGCGAAGTGATGAATATCTTCCAACAGTTTAACAATCTTGGAACGACAGTTTTTATTGCGACTCACGACATGGAACTTGTGAAATCAATGAATAAACGAGTCATTCAGTTGAAAAATGGGGAGTTACTAAAAGATGTCACTCTTTGA